In a genomic window of Quercus lobata isolate SW786 chromosome 4, ValleyOak3.0 Primary Assembly, whole genome shotgun sequence:
- the LOC115984439 gene encoding agamous-like MADS-box protein AGL61, giving the protein MSMNKAKSKGRQKIENKLITDYRCREVTFSKRKSGLFKSASELCILCGAKIGIAVFSLTGKPFCFGNPDINTIIDQYVSGNPQTNVGTGGIVESLQRATILELSKELDMKLKELEIEKERGEAIEKLRKEIQQKLIWEAPIEELGLRDLQQLSLSLENLKKKIHARIHELYNGASSSSSSWSLPSADATHLVGAFITETSNRDMEWQAQRQNEELNSSLDCLTFDAF; this is encoded by the coding sequence ATGTCAATGAACAAAGCTAAAAGCAAAGGTCGACAGAAGATTGAAAACAAGTTAATAACAGACTATCGTTGTCGTGAAGTTACATTCTCAAAGCGCAAAAGTGGGCTCTTCAAGAGTGCAAGTGAGCTTTGTATACTATGTGGTGCAAAAATTGGCATAGCTGTGTTCTCCCTTACAGGCAAGCCATTCTGTTTTGGAAACCCAGATATCAACACAATCATAGACCAATATGTCAGTGGAAATCCACAAACAAATGTTGGTACAGGTGGTATTGTGGAGTCTCTCCAACGGGCTACAATTCTGGAGCTTAGCAAGGAACTCGACATGAAACTTAAGGAATTGGAAATCGAGAAAGAGCGAGGAGAGGCAATTGAAAAGTTGAGGAAGGAGATCCAACAAAAACTTATCTGGGAAGCACCTATTGAAGAGCTTGGTCTACGTGATCTTCAACAATTATCATTGTCATTGGAAAACCTTAAGAAGAAAATTCATGCTCGAATTCACGAGCTATATAATGgggcttcttcttcctcttcttcatggTCATTGCCATCCGCTGATGCCACCCATTTGGTAGGAGCTTTTATCACAGAAACATCAAACAGAGACATGGAATGGCAAGCTCAAAGGCAGAATGAGGAATTGAATAGTTCCTTGGATTGTCTGACTTTTGATGCCTTCTAA
- the LOC115983440 gene encoding uncharacterized protein LOC115983440, with translation MELPVIDLKEYLAFLNGDQSTEKPGPEVIGLCKEVSRVLRETGALLVKDPRCTVEDNDRFIDMMEKYFERPVDFKRQQERPALHYQVGVTPEGVEVPRSLVDGEMQEKLKAMPKEFQPATPEGPDRKWRYMWRVGPRPSNTRFQELNAEPVIPEGFPDWKDCMDSWGYKMIAAIEVVAEMAAIGFGLPKDAFTSLMKQGPHLLAPTGSDLRRYGQESTVFAGYHYDLNFLTIHGRSRFPGLNIWLRNGQKVEVKVPIGCLLIQTGKQIEWLTAGDCIAGMHEVVVTDRTIEAINRATEQNRSLWRVSSTLFSHIASDAVLKPLGHFAESPLASKYPSMCAGEFVEQELSVINLKGNKREP, from the exons ATGGAGCTACCGGTGATCGATCTGAAAGAATATCTGGCGTTTCTAAACGGAGATCAGTCGACGGAGAAACCCGGACCCGAAGTTATCGGGCTATGCAAGGAAGTGAGTCGGGTATTGAGAGAAACCGGGGCGCTGTTGGTGAAGGATCCGCGATGTACGGTGGAGGATAACGATCGGTTCATAGATATGATGGAGAAGTACTTCGAGAGACCCGTGGACTTCAAGCGCCAACAGGAGCGTCCTGCTTTGCATTACCAG GTTGGGGTAACACCTGAGGGAGTAGAAGTTCCAAGAAGCCTTGTTGATGGAGAGATGCAAGAGAAGTTAAAAGCAATGCCGAAAGAGTTCCAACCAGCCACTCCTGAAGGACCAGATCGCAAGTGGCGATACATGTGGAGAGTGGGTCCTCGTCCTTCAAACACCCGATTTCAG GAACTCAATGCAGAGCCCGTCATACCTGAAGGTTTTCCTGATTGGAAAGATTGCATGGATTCATGGGGATATAAAATGATAGCAGCAATAGAA GTTGTAGCTGAAATGGCAGCAATTGGGTTTGGCTTGCCAAAGGATGCATTCACTTCTCTCATGAAGCAG GGACCACATCTTCTTGCTCCTACTGGGAGCGACCTCCGGCGTTATGGCCAGGAAAGTACTGTTTTTGCAGGATATCACTATGACCTTAATTTTCTAACCATTCATGGAAGAAGTAGATTCCCCGGTCTCAACATTTGGCTCAGAAATGGGCAAAAAGTTGAGGTGAAGGTTCCTATAGGATGTCTTCTCATTCAAACAGGAAAACAG ATAGAATGGTTGACTGCTGGAGACTGCATAGCTGGAATGCATGAAGTAGTTGTCACTGACAGGACGATCGAAGCAATCAATCGAGCAACAGAACAAAATCGCAGCCTATGGAGAGTATCTTCAACG ttgttttCCCACATAGCATCAGATGCTGTGTTGAAGCCCTTGGGTCACTTTGCTGAATCACCACTCGCCAGCAAATATCCATCTATGTGTGCAGGGGAGTTTGTTGAACAGGAGCTTTCAGTTATCAATCTGAAAGGGAACAAACGAGAGCCTTGA
- the LOC115984438 gene encoding uncharacterized protein LOC115984438 yields the protein MEEYVKEFRHENPPPCKSSRPSTPPWKPPKQGWYKANVDGAVCKERGCCGIGVVIRNAEGQLMGALSKRLALPLKALETEAMAMQVGIHFAWDLGLKDVVFKSDSLTVISALSSGTPPPWSIQKVIEGIKQDLKCFNTWSAVHVRRRGNMAAHLMAKNAITVLDSLVWVEDIPPVIAMQVSKDVSSMNAVSF from the coding sequence ATGGAGGAATATGTGAAGGAGTTTAGGCATGAAAATCCCCCCCCATGTAAGTCTTCTAGACCTTCTACTCCCCCTTGGAAAccgccaaaacagggctggTATAAAGCTAATGTGGATGGGGCTGTCTGTAAGGAGAGAGGCTGCTGTGGCATAGGTGTAGTGATCAGGAATGCAGAAGGGCAGCTGATGGGGGCATTGAGTAAAAGGCTGGCCCTTCCTCTTAAGGCCTTGGAAACTGAAGCTATGGCAATGCAGGTGGGGATTCATTTTGCGTGGGATCTGGGATTGAAGGATGTAGTGTTTAAAAGTGACTCGTTGACAGTAATTTCAGCCCTCTCAAGCGGTACCCCTCCTCCTTGGTCGATTCAAAAGGTGATTGAAGGAATCAAGCAAGACCTCAAGTGTTTCAACACTTGGTCTGCAGTCCATGTTCGTCGTAGGGGGAATATGGCTGCCCATCTCATGGCAAAAAATGCTATTACAGTGTTAGATAGTCTTGTATGGGTTGAGGATATCCCACCCGTTATAGCTATGCAGGTCTCAAAAGATGTATCAAGCATGAATGCtgtttctttttaa
- the LOC115984437 gene encoding transcription factor SRM1-like codes for MNSLLSSDLRYNLKSPPRAVWSPEENKKFEELIKEIPLDCPHIFEKIARELPSKSILDIKEHYGSLIEGVFIRHRPSFIEVPNYGNSEIGEIVEEIPNKKKKGKEVAPAVEEKPKKKRGMGDQWTKEEHELFEEGLMIYGKGDWKSIARHVSTKNNTQIASHAQKYFLRLEKTHAQQNATYSFGSSKASTSKDAPMSPTASATYLPVQSDAFFIHPSYSMCPSNEFHY; via the exons ATGAATTCATTGCTTTCTTCAGATCTTCGTTACAATCTCAAATCACCACCACGAGCTGTGTGGAGTCCTGAagagaataagaaatttgaggaATTGATCAAAGAAATTCCTCTTGATTGTCCACATATTTTCGAGAAAATTGCTCGTGAGCTACCATCGAAAAGTATATTAGATATTAAGGAACACTACGGGTCGTTAATTGAAGGAGTATTTATAAGGCATAGGCCAAGTTTCATTGAGGTACCTAACTATGGGAACAGTGAAATTGGTGAAATTGTTGAAGAAATAcccaataagaagaaaaaaggaaaagaagtagCACCTGCTGTGGAAGAAAAACCCAAGAAGAAACGAGGAATGGGGGATCAATGGACCAAAGAAGAACATGA GTTGTTCGAAGAGGGTTTAATGATATATGGTAAGGGAGATTGGAAAAGCATTGCAAGGCATGTTTCGACAAAGAACAATACACAAATTGCAAGTCATGCCCAAAAATACTTTCTTCGCCTCGAGAAAACTCATGCCCAACAAAATGCAACATACTCCTTTGGATCAAGTAAGGCCTCAACTTCCAAAGATGCACCAATGTCTCCAACTGCATCAGCTACCTATCTTCCTGTGCAGAGTGATGCGTTTTTCATTCATCCATCTTACTCTATGTGCCCTTCTAATGAGTTTCATTATTGA
- the LOC115984436 gene encoding transcription factor SRM1-like, which yields MNSLLSSDLRYNLKSPPRAVWSPEENKKFEELIKEIPLDCPHIFDRIARELPSKSILDIKEHYGSLIEGVFIRHRPSFIEVPNYGNSEIGEIVEEIPIKKKKGKEVASAVEEKPKKRRGMGDQWTKEEHELFEEGLKIYGKGDWKSIARHVSTKNNTQIASHAQKYFLRLEKTHAQQNVTYSFGSSKASTSKDVPMSPIASATHLPMQSDAFPIHPSYFAYPSNKFHH from the exons ATGAATTCATTGCTTTCTTCAGATCTTCGTTACAATCTCAAATCACCACCACGAGCTGTGTGGAGTCCTGAagagaataagaaatttgaggaATTGATCAAAGAAATTCCTCTTGATTGTCCACATATTTTCGATAGAATTGCTCGTGAGCTACCATCGAAAAGTATACTAGATATTAAGGAACACTACGGGTCGTTAATTGAAGGAGTATTTATAAGGCATAGGCCAAGTTTCATTGAGGTACCTAACTATGGGAACAGTGAAATTGGTGAAATTGTTGAAGAAATACccattaagaagaaaaaaggaaaagaagtagCATCTGCTGTGGAAGAAAAACCAAAGAAGAGAAGAGGAATGGGGGATCAATGGACCAAAGAAGAACATGA GCTGTTCGAAGAGGGTTTAAAGATATATGGTAAGGGAGATTGGAAAAGCATTGCAAGGCATGTTTCAACAAAGAACAATACACAAATTGCAAGTCATGCCCAAAAATACTTTCTTCGCCTCGAGAAGACTCACGCCCAACAAAATGTAACATACTCCTTTGGATCAAGCAAGGCCTCAACTTCCAAAGATGTACCCATGTCTCCAATTGCATCGGCTACACATCTTCCTATGCAGAGTGATGCGTTTCCTATTCATCCATCTTATTTTGCGTACCCTTCTAATAAGTTTCATCATTGA